A region of Vespula vulgaris chromosome 1, iyVesVulg1.1, whole genome shotgun sequence DNA encodes the following proteins:
- the LOC127066884 gene encoding uncharacterized protein LOC127066884, protein MATVSSTLVINAGDQNISNSTASSSVIDNKNNESQVTPLLQCFVCDIIVKGRYYALATCRTQNSRSKVIEKLGELVGERYMVVISEDDVICRSCANLINTLDRLETEMRNVRENVLRFLEQKYSLEEGELLGNSEKPKLSQPPQITRSNIHNSNKCFKRKDDILCVNTMEHNKGTKNVWMQCDKCKYTTHHNSFMIHHIRDYIKQKVFCDTCDIQFSGDHQAINHECNVKKNQNEVEALKEHEREKDADEDLTKMPDIERSVQQNMPMLPFHTYSQLQITNENIPVIRLANPENLHIPNILEHDETSTSDQPMYVRVLQHINVNENFMHPTELASTHSDVDMMVKVKDSSTKQLLTLTEDGNLEMVEVACWNDVQSADPDPDTDMHFLCSVSYKMGIEKYECDIAYVLQNGDFTILEKLSSFCCEFEKRIILKIENATAGKNEYSQTKQTNMVKISELQKQMETLKYEMDDIMLNQKIVDKKISNIIKQEEILQKDIVEVKAYRDGLSLELVDLKQEIQDRKEKKRKDWDAIKRATNVYKYNLNFGINIEEKEDYDDVKVSFFKNNEHTKDKYYVHLINKDKLWKVLILVKEIQPTLKKEHLIDLKGTVDFTRQSQVSNITAFLCLLRIVFLKYYMDGS, encoded by the exons atGGCAACTGTAAGTTCAACATTAGTAATTAATGCTGGAGATCAGAATATTTCTAATAGCACTGCGAGTAGTTctgttatcgataataaaaataacgagtcGCAAGTTACACCACTTTTACAATGTTTTGTTTgtgatataattgtaaaagGACGTTACTATGCTTTAGCAACATGTAGAACACAGAATTCAAGGTCTAaagttattgaaaaattagGAGAATTAGTTGGCGAAAG ATACATGGTTGTCATATCAGAAGATGATGTGATTTGTCGAAGTTGTGCTAATCTTATTAACACTCTTGATAGATTAGAAACAGAAATGCGTAATGTGCGAGAAAATGTTTTACGATTTttagaacaaaaatattcattagaaGAAGGAGAGCTATTAGGCAACAGCGAAAAACCTAAACTTTCTCAACCGCCTCAAATTACACGGTCCAATATtcataattctaataaatgtttcaaaagaaaagatgatatACTATGTGTTAATACTATGGAACATAATAAAGGCACAAAAAATGTTTGGATGCAATgcgataaatgtaaatatactaCGCATCATAACTCGTTCATGATTCATCATATACGAGATTACATAAAACAGAAAGTATTTTGTGATACGTGTGACATACAATTCTCTGGAGATCATCAAGCAATAAATCACGAATgcaatgtaaaaaagaatcaaaacgAAGTGGAAGCTTTAAAAGagcatgaaagagaaaaag aTGCTGACGAAGATCTAACAAAAATGCCTGATATAGAAAGAAGCGTTCAGCAGAATATGCCAATGTTACCATTCCATACTTACTCACAATTGCAAATTACTAATGAAAATATACCTGTGATACGGTTAGCAAACCCTGAAAACTTACATATTCCAAATATTCTTGAACATG atGAAACATCTACTTCGGATCAACCGATGTATGTTAGAGTATTACAGCATATTAAtgtcaatgaaaattttatgcaTCCTACAGAACTAGCATCAACGCATAGTGACGTTGATATGATGGTTAAAGTTAAAGATAGTTCAACTAAGCAATTATTAACTTTAACAGAAGATGGAAATTTGGAAATGGTAGAGGTAGCATGTTGGAACGACGTGCAATCAGCAGATCCAGATCCAGATACGGATATGCATTTCT TATGTAGTGTGTCATACAAGAtgggaatagaaaaatacgaatgtGATATTGCTTATGTCTTACAAAATGGTGACTTTACTATATTGGAaaaattatcatcattttGTTGCGAATTTGAAAAACGCATCATTTTGAAGATTGAAAATGCAACGGCTGGTAAAAATg aaTATTCACAAACAAAGCAAACAAATATGGTCAAAATATCAGAGTTACAAAAACAAAtggaaacattaaaatatgaaatggaTGATATAATGTTGAACCAAAAAATTGTAGATAAAAAGATCAGTAATATAATcaaacaagaagaaatattacaaaaagataTAGTAGAAGTCAAGGCATATAGAGACGGTTTATCTCTGGAATTGGTTGACTTAAAACAAG aGATACAagataggaaagagaaaaaacgcaAAGATTGGGATGCTATTAAGAGAGCTACAAAtgtttacaaatataatttgaattttgGTATCAacatagaagagaaagaagattatGACGATGTGAAggtatcattttttaaaaacaacGAACATACAAAGGATAAATATTACGTACATTTGATTAACAAAGACAAATTATGGAAAG TTCTTATATTAGTCAAGGAAATACAGCCTACacttaaaaaagaacatttgatCGATCTAAAAGGCACTGTCGACTTTACTAGGCAATCACAGGTGTCCAACATCACTGCATTTCTGTGTCTTTTAAGGATTGTCTTTTTAAAGTATTATATGGACGGAAGCTAG
- the LOC127068529 gene encoding protein artichoke: MSGLLYTLLGLAASTSLHCAVRREISPCTCRQEEFSSPVINPAQATANAGNNAPPAHPPPHHGGHGERIEVVCERMDSFGQLADALRGKFTAEQQIILRVSHSNLRDISRHDFKELRMSITRLELNHDHLEVVDGDVFAGLGRTQYLSLADNDVPAIPRHILSHLSLLRTLDLSRNRISRIDLDDFKYNPTLQHLSMAGNVISEMVPGSLPPLVKHLHVGRNRLHTLNRTLRDLNQLEWLLVNSNELTSLDGELPSSGHNLKMLYAVDNKLTHLPMEFRYLHRLESLFLQHNKIRSLNGALQKARRLKFLELSYNDLQELNEEDFVEVEMLEDLELGHNSLKSLGGTNEDGSGANSALYPLRSLKCLNLTHNELREFSFASLRGLRELRMLDLSDNRIARLRRGRTPSENLVEEEGDEMVGGNIQDIRLQYNELKSLEGSLFVGMKELQKLNLSHNALGPMIALRDLRGLDRLRVLDLSYNEFITLEDTSETWLPALEELNASHNRLITLSGRDFRGFPVLCWADVSANRIRTLMPELVANTRCTIHGVPDVLRIYLQDNPVLCDAGLADLTVALEVNHAKVYGVGNNCPTTTPSTPIESTSSLPPLPPTLLLAAAAAASGGNVSFAATLE; the protein is encoded by the exons atgTCGGGGCTGCTTTACACGCTCCTCGGACTCGCCGCGAGTACGAGCCTCCACTGTGCCGTGAGGCGCGAAATCAGTCCGTGCACCTGCCGACAAGAGGAGTTCTCCAGTCCCGTTATCAATCCGGCTCAGGCCACGGCCAATGCCGGCAACAATGCTCCTCCGGCGCATCCTCCTCCCCATCACGGAGGACACGGGGAACGCATCGAGGTCGTCTGCGAACGTATGGACTCTTTCGGGCAACTAGCCGATGCCCTTAGAGGGAAGTTTACCGCTGAACAACAAATCATCCTAAGAGTTTCTCATTCCAATCTCAGGGATATATCACGGCACGATTTCAAGGAGCTCAGGATGTCCATAACCAGGCTGGAACTCAATCACGATCATCTCGA gGTCGTCGATGGCGATGTTTTCGCCGGTTTGGGACGGACACAATATTTGAGTCTTGCTGATAACGATGTTCCAGCGATACCGAGACACATTTTATCGCATCTTTCGTTACTGAGGACTCTGGATCTTAGTAGAAATCGTATTAGTCGTATCGATCTCGATGACTTTAAG TATAATCCGACGTTGCAGCATTTGTCGATGGCAGGAAACGTGATCTCCGAGATGGTGCCAGGTTCGTTGCCACCGTTGGTGAAGCATCTTCACGTAGGCCGAAACCGGCTTCACACCTTGAATCGTACTTTACG GGATCTGAATCAGCTCGAATGGTTGCTCGTAAATTCGAACGAGCTCACATCGTTGGACGGCGAATTACCGTCCTCGGGGCACAATTTAAAAATGCTCTACGCCGTGGACAACAAGCTGACTCATCTACCGATGGAGTTTCGATACCTTCATCGTTTGGAATCTCTTTTCCTTCAACACAATAAGATTCGTAGCTTGAACGGAGCTTTGCAAAAGGCACGGCGTCTCAAGTTCCTCGAGCTTTCATACAACGATTTGCAGgag CTGAACGAAGAGGACTTCGTAGAAGTTGAGATGCTGGAAGATCTCGAGCTTGGACACAACTCTTTGAAATCTCTTGGTGGCACTAATGAAGATGGAAGCGGGGCCAATAGTGCCCTTTACCCTCTCAGGTCTCTCAAATGCCTGAACTTGACGCACAACGAGCTACGAGAGTTCTCATTCGCTTCTTTGCGTGGTTTGCGTGAGCTACGAATGCTCGATCTCTCTGATAATAGAATAGCTCGGTTACGTAGAGGAAGAACACCATCGGAG AATTTAGTCGAAGAGGAAGGTGACGAGATGGTAGGTGGTAATATTCAGGACATACGACTACAATATAACGAGCTTAAAAGTTTAGAAGGTTCTCTATTCGTCGGTATGAAGGAACTTCAAAAACTCAATCTCAGTCACAATGCGTTAGGTCCAATGATCGCTCTTCGTGATCTTCGTGGACTCGATCGTCTTCGTGTTCTCGATCTATCTTATAATGAGTTCATCACGCTCGAAGACACTTCCGAG ACGTGGCTGCCCGCATTGGAAGAATTAAATGCTTCGCATAATCGTTTGATTACGCTCTCTGGCCGAGATTTCCGCGGTTTTCCTGTACTCTGTTGGGCAGACGTCAGCGCGAATCGGATACGAACGCTGATGCCGGAATTAGTTGCGAATACTCGTTGCACCATTCACGGTGTCCCAGATGTTCTTCGTATATACCTTCAAG ACAATCCGGTACTGTGCGACGCGGGTCTAGCCGATCTAACGGTTGCCCTCGAGGTGAATCATGCAAAGGTTTACGGAGTGGGGAATAATTGTCCAACAACGACACCTTCAACGCCGATCGAATCAACGTCATCTTTACCACCCTTACCACCAACGCTTTTGTTGGCTGCTGCTGCGGCAGCTTCGGGGGGTAACGTTTCCTTTGCCGCGACCctcgaataa